A window of Acidobacteriota bacterium genomic DNA:
CGCAAATAGACTGGACGATTTCAATACCTATGCCGATCAACGCCGCCATCGCACCCTCACCAGGCGGCACGGCCTCTTGCATATACAGGCCACGCTTTCGCACTGCCCTTAACGCGTCATCAAACTTCAAAGATCCCGCAGCCACAAGCGCGCTGTACTCACCAAGGGAATGGCCGGCGACAAAGTCGGCTTTCGCCCCTCGAGCTTCGAGAACTCGCAGCACCGCAATTGACGTAGTCAGGATTGCCGGCTGAGTGTTTACCGTGAGCCTCAACTCTTCATCGGGCCCTTCGAAGCACAGGCTCGACAATCTCATACCGAGCGCGCGATCTGCTTCTTCGAACACCTGACGGGCCACCGGCTGTTTCTCCGCCAGTTCCGTCCCCATTCCCACTTGCTGCGAGCCCTGACCTGGAAATATGAAGGCTGTTCGCATAGTAGTGGTCAGTAGTCCGTGGTCCGTAGCCCGTGGTTAAATCGAACCCATAGCCAGTGACTACGGACTACGGACTTCCGTCTAACGGTGTCCGTCGCGGCTCGCCACAATAGCCGCGCCCAACTCAGCTTCAATTCTCCCGTTGACCTCGCCGAGGCAATAGGTGCGCGCGACAGCGATCGCATTACGAATAGCCTTGGCGTTCGATCGGCCATGACATATGACCGCGACGCCCTTTATGCCCAACAGCGGCGCTCCGCCGTACTCGGCATAGTCCAGCTTCTCTTTGAATTTCTGAAACGCGGGCCGCGTCAGCATCGCGCCGGCCTTCGTCTGAATGGTAGCTTGAAGCTCGTGCTTGAGCAGCCGCATTATGAACTCGAAGACACCCTCGCTGACCTTGAGCGCGACGTTGCCGGTGAAGCCGTCACAGACGACCACGTCTACCTGCCCCGTGTACATGTCGCGTCCTTCTACGTTTCCTACGAAGTTAAGCGTTGAGTTCTTGAGCAGCTTGAACGCTTCTTTAGTCAGATCGTTGCCCTTGATCTCTTCTTCACCGATCGATAGCAACCCAACTCGCGGGTTGGCCACGCCGACGACGACGCTCGAGTAGAGTGATCCCATCACGCCAAAATCATAAAGGTGGGCGGGTTTGCACTCCGCGTTTGCGCCGACGTCGAGAATGACCGTTCCATGTCCGGTCAGAGTGGGAAGCACTGCCGCCAGAGCGGGGCGATCTACCTTAGGAAGCGCGCCGATGACCAGCTTCGAGGTCATCATAACCGCGCCGGTGTTGCCCGCGCTTACAAGTGCCTGAGCTTGTCCGTCGCGCACCAGCTTGGCGGCTACGCGAATTGAGCTGTTCTTCTTGCGTCGAACTGCGAGCGCCACCGGGTCATCCATGGTGATGACCTCTTGCGCGTCTACGATCTCGATGCTCGAGCTCCGCCAGGAGCGGCGACTGCCGCTCAGCGTCCGAGTCCTGCGATGCTTATCGAGTTCAGCCTGAATCTGCTCGGATCGCCCGACCAGGATGACGCCGACTCCGAGATCGCGCGCAGCTTCTATGGCGCCCTCGACCTCGCTGGCTGGAGCGAAATCGCCACCCATTGCGTCCACAGCGATCTTTAGCATAAAGACCTAAAAGGGATCGAAGATTGAGGATCGAGGATTGAAGATCGAAATGAATAGTCGCGATCCTCGATTCTCGATCATCGATCCGCGATTCTCTTACTCTTCTTCTTTCATCTCGATGGCAATGCGCCCACGATAGAAACCACACTTGGGGCACACGCGGTGCGGCGGGCGAGGCTCTCCGCAATGGGGACAGTTCCCCACCGCGGCCGGCGTTAGATGATCGTGCGCCCTGCGCTTGCCGGTACGCGATTTTGAATGCTTTCGTTTAGGATTTGGCATTAATGTACTCCTGACTCTATCAACTCAGTTAGATTTCAATTCCTTGAGCGCAGCCCAACGCGTGTCCACTTCCCCGTTGCAAGCACACTCGGCATGATTCAGATTCGCACCGCACTCAGGGCACAGGCCGCGGCATTCTTCGGTGCATAAACGAGCCATCGGCAAAGCCAACTCGATTTGTTCTCGCGTAAGATCATCGACACTAATGATCCCGTCCTGATAGAACCCAAGCGAGAGATCGTCTTCACCCAACTCATGTTCCTCTCCCGTTCCGTGGGGGGGCACGTAAACAAGGTCGAACGATTCAACTACGGGCACGGACAAAGTAGCGAGACACCGGTCGCATTCGAACTCCACCAAAGCACTTACGCTGCCAACCAGCGCCACCTTTTTGGCGTCGCGGTTTGCCCGGAGGCTTACCTCGGTTTGCCCGATTGCATAACCATCTTCGCCTGACAGACCAAGCTCCCCGGCCGGATAACGATGGTGGACACTGAGTCCCTCATCCTCACTTATCTGGGCTACTACGATGTTCATCCCCGAATCTGGATCGAGCCAGGACTCGCGCTCGACCCGACCTTACTATCATAGTCACAAGAATTCTGCTTTGCGCAAAAGATATTCATTATATAGTTGACAACTCGGTTGTCAACTAACGCTTCGAACAGGTAGTGTCTTAATTCTGCGTTGCTGAGAATTAGCCTACTCGTCTTCAAAATTGATGCTGCGCCGCGATTGAGCTATGATGAGTTTCGGCGAAAGTGTTTCTGACCAAGGGTCGCAGCAACTGTGGCTCTTTAGGGAGTTCGTCTCCGAGATAGGAAAAAGACGCTGTATTACCGAGTGGTGTAGGAAAGAGTTGGAAGTGGCGGGCAGGGTCAAGTTTCGACAGATGCTCAAAGAGCTAGCAGTAACGCCGCGTCTTGGCTGGAAGATGCCCCACTAGCGCGTATTGACTGGGTATTCTGACATAGGCGAAATTAGGTTCAAGGCCAACAAGATTCAGCATAGGCCGATTGGTTTCTTTGGACCCAGTGGAGGCGAATATACGCTGTTGCTCGGCGTTAAAGAGCGGGGTAACAAGTTTGAGAACAGGCAGGCGGAAGAGGTAGCGGATGGGCGGAGAATCAAAGTCTTGGCAGACAGGAGGCGGTCGGAGATTTATGAATACTGAAATCAACACTCTAGCCGGCAACGACGATACGCTACTAGTAGAACTGCAAGACAAAGAGTATAGGGATCTCTTTGTTGTCGAGCATATTCAGACAAGCCTGCCTTTCCAGACTCAAGCTTTGCGCGAGCAGCGTGGCTGGTCGCAAAAGGAGCTTGCGGAACGGACAGGCATAACTCAGACGAACATGTCTCGCATAGAAGACCCCGACTACGGAAAGCTGACCCTTAGAACTCTTCTTCGGTTAGCGTCCGCTCTTGATGTTGCTCTATTCGTCCGCTTTGTTCCCTTCAGCTTTTTAGTTAACTGGACCGAAGGCAGGACTCAGCGAATCCCCGGCTTATCACATGACGCACGATTAGTGCTGAGTTTCCAAGAGGAATTTGGGAATCGGACAATATCCACCATCTTAGAATTCCCGACACTTCCCTTGGTGCGTCAGGAACAAGGCGAAGAAACGCTTCTGGGCGCGCCTAAGCGCGGCACAACGCGAGGCCACGGCGCGATGGGGGGAGATGCTCCAGAACCTGTGGGCCTTATGGGGAAAGTAGGATGAGGATAATTAGTATCGACAGCGCAAGGGCCGGTCTTGTAATTCCCTTTGCGGAGATACTGCCCTTAACAGGCGTAGATCCGCGCGATATCTGCGACGCGATAGCTGAAAGATACTCGTTTGCGGATGAGCCCGATTTCTCCGAAGGGCTCCAATCGACACGGGAGAATGGATTAGTCTTTGAAGTCGGCAAACTTAAATCAGGTAGCCACGGAGCAATAGATAAGCTAGTGATCACGGGCGAGATGGTTGTGGGTTGGGCCACACCCACAGATGTTGCTAAAGAGTTCATGCAAGACCTCCTTAACTGGGGAGCCAGTTCTCAGGGGTGGCGTGTCACACCAACTCTCTTTGAGAGCTTAGTGTTCTTGAGTCAGATCACAGTGGAGTTTGATGCGCCTATGGGGAAATTAATTCGCAAACTTGAAGCCCTTTCTGGAATGTTCCAAAACGTATTCAACAGAAGTTATAATTCTAACCAACAAATCGATTTCGCTGGGCTCTTCTTCAACTACGACCGCACATATCTTACGGCGCCCTTAAATCAACTATCGTCCTTCGGCATAGACAGAAAACTCGGAGCCGCCTTTGATACAAATCGCTTTTTCTGTACAGCCCCGGTTCAGACACAAGATCACATAAAGCTGTTGGAAGAAATCGAGCTTATGGCTGCCGCAGACTAAGGTCGCTAGATCTGACACTCACACATTGTAAAGACGCTGCCTTCGAGCCGCACTGACGCCTTCAACTCTTATTAATGCGAACATTTCGGAACTTTACGCTTACTCAGACGTGATCATTCTGGGTATAATTATGGAGCCGTAATACACCCCCAAGGAAGACACGGGCCGAATGGCAGCAGTCACTCACCAGGCGCAAGCGATTGAACTGAGCGGCAGCCGGTCGGTAGAAGCATCAAATGATCACGAACTGCTGGCCGCGATTCGCGACGGCGATGAACTCGCGTTTCAGGAGCTCGTGCGCCGGTACCGCAACCCGATAACCAATTTCGTCTATCGGATGCTTGACGATTACGACAGGTCCGTGGAGCTGGCGCAGGAAACCTTCATACGCGTGTACACGAGCGCATCGCGCTACCAGGCGAACTACAGCTTCTCGACCTACATCTATCGCATTGCCACGAACCTGGCAATCAGCGAGCTTCGAAGGCGAAAACGGCGGAAGACGGTCTCGCTCTTTTCACCCTTTACGAATGATGACGGAGAAGCAATTGAGATCGATCCGCCTGATCTGAACATGCTTCAGGACGAAGCGCTGATTGCGAATGAACGCCGCCGGGCAGTCGCACGCGCGATAACTTCTTTGCCTCAGAAATACCGGACGGCCATCGTCCTGCGCGACGTTGAAGGATTGAGCTACGACCAGATAGCCGAGACGTTGAAGTTATCCGAGGGTACGGTGAAGTCACGCATCAACCGGGCGCGCAATCTTCTTAAGGAGAAACTGACCGCCTACATGTGAAACAGGTGAAAACTATGAAGGGCTGTAACTACATAAAGGAACGTATCGACGAAGCGGACAAACCAAATCTGCTTTCCTTCGAGGTGACCGAGCACATTGCCCAATGCGATGACTGCGATCGCTTTGCGAGAGAGCGAACAGCACTAAGAGAGCTGGTGGCATCGGGCGCTCGAGTGAACGCGCCGATAAATTTCGACGCGATGCTCAATTCGCGGCTCGCTGAAGTGAAGGCTCGACGCTCGTTTTGGTGGCTTGGTTCGCCAGGCTTGCTCAGGCTCGGCGCGGCAACAGCCGGCCTGGTAATCATGATCTTCGCAGCGCAGTACACCGGTCTGTTCTCCGACCAGTCTAACCGCGGACAACAAGCTCAAAACGGCGCTGGCGTCTCGCCAACTCTCGAGAAAGCATTACCCCCATCGGCGCCACCGCCCGAAATCAACACGGGTCCTAATCGCGATTTGAGCAATCACGGCGGGCGTGAGGAGACAGTCGCTTATGCGAGCCCGGGGGGAAACGTTAGAACTCGACGGGGCGACGTCGCGGTCAGCAGGATCACACCGTCCGCCTATGTGACAGCCGAAGACGGCGGAGTCGTTTTGGTACGCGGGCAGAATGGAGATATGGACGTTCAGATGCCTACGGTGAGCGTGGGAGCGCAGCCGCTCTTGTTCGTGCGCGCCGGTCAGAGAGCCGTGCGCGATATCGGCACCTCATTTTGAATCAACGTTGTGAGGAAACTAGGTTTCATGAGTAGAAGTGCAGCAGCAATCGTAGTTCTGATTCTCGCGTCAGCGGCGCGAGCGCAATCGCCTCAGCCACCGCAAACAGCGGCGAACGAGTCGCGTGTGCAGTGGGCGGTGTCTGTTGTTCACACGATCGACCTTCAAAAAATGGTCGATCTGATGCGCGAACAACAAAAGCTCAGGGTTGGCGTAGCTGGAACCGCCCCGCGCTACATTTACAACATCACGACCGGCATTGTCGTAGACGACCAGGGCCACGTCGTCACCCGGCTTAGCAATCTGGACCCGCAGGAAAAGGAGCATAAGCTC
This region includes:
- the plsX gene encoding phosphate acyltransferase PlsX; the encoded protein is MLKIAVDAMGGDFAPASEVEGAIEAARDLGVGVILVGRSEQIQAELDKHRRTRTLSGSRRSWRSSSIEIVDAQEVITMDDPVALAVRRKKNSSIRVAAKLVRDGQAQALVSAGNTGAVMMTSKLVIGALPKVDRPALAAVLPTLTGHGTVILDVGANAECKPAHLYDFGVMGSLYSSVVVGVANPRVGLLSIGEEEIKGNDLTKEAFKLLKNSTLNFVGNVEGRDMYTGQVDVVVCDGFTGNVALKVSEGVFEFIMRLLKHELQATIQTKAGAMLTRPAFQKFKEKLDYAEYGGAPLLGIKGVAVICHGRSNAKAIRNAIAVARTYCLGEVNGRIEAELGAAIVASRDGHR
- the rpmF gene encoding 50S ribosomal protein L32, producing the protein MPNPKRKHSKSRTGKRRAHDHLTPAAVGNCPHCGEPRPPHRVCPKCGFYRGRIAIEMKEEE
- a CDS encoding DUF177 domain-containing protein encodes the protein MNIVVAQISEDEGLSVHHRYPAGELGLSGEDGYAIGQTEVSLRANRDAKKVALVGSVSALVEFECDRCLATLSVPVVESFDLVYVPPHGTGEEHELGEDDLSLGFYQDGIISVDDLTREQIELALPMARLCTEECRGLCPECGANLNHAECACNGEVDTRWAALKELKSN
- a CDS encoding helix-turn-helix transcriptional regulator, whose protein sequence is MNTEINTLAGNDDTLLVELQDKEYRDLFVVEHIQTSLPFQTQALREQRGWSQKELAERTGITQTNMSRIEDPDYGKLTLRTLLRLASALDVALFVRFVPFSFLVNWTEGRTQRIPGLSHDARLVLSFQEEFGNRTISTILEFPTLPLVRQEQGEETLLGAPKRGTTRGHGAMGGDAPEPVGLMGKVG
- a CDS encoding sigma-70 family RNA polymerase sigma factor; this translates as MAAVTHQAQAIELSGSRSVEASNDHELLAAIRDGDELAFQELVRRYRNPITNFVYRMLDDYDRSVELAQETFIRVYTSASRYQANYSFSTYIYRIATNLAISELRRRKRRKTVSLFSPFTNDDGEAIEIDPPDLNMLQDEALIANERRRAVARAITSLPQKYRTAIVLRDVEGLSYDQIAETLKLSEGTVKSRINRARNLLKEKLTAYM